A single region of the Anaerolineales bacterium genome encodes:
- a CDS encoding glycosyltransferase: MKLLVVVSSLDLTQPYSATPAWWQLLKALYEENVEVLATTYQGAAVESLWWRALPNPVKGFGDTFKALKDVAGRFKRGTKAAAVETGQGGESSADRLQRTLAQRVILPRWKAFMTKHLTAHPDVDAVIFLTIPLNHVVGLAAFIRERFAKPVFYYDGDVPASLPEFAGFSSGFKMYPGADLGEYEAFLSNSLGGCETLLKMGARAAYPLYYGADPDLFSPVAAAQDVDVFFYGHTREYREAWIDGMLRDASHALPAARFAVRGRGLGDLGRTTMLPYLSFSKLREYACRSRINLVITRQAHASVVASSSSRPFELGAMGAAMVCNPYAGIETWFEPEKELVVVQTPAEAVERYRWLLSHESARAAMGAAARARVLAEHTFRHRARALIAIVRGTG; this comes from the coding sequence ATGAAACTTCTCGTTGTTGTGTCCTCCCTTGATCTGACTCAACCTTACAGCGCAACGCCTGCTTGGTGGCAGTTGTTGAAGGCGCTTTACGAAGAAAACGTAGAGGTCTTGGCAACCACCTATCAGGGCGCGGCGGTGGAAAGCCTTTGGTGGCGGGCGCTTCCTAATCCGGTCAAAGGCTTTGGCGATACCTTCAAGGCGCTGAAAGACGTGGCGGGGCGCTTTAAACGAGGGACAAAGGCGGCTGCCGTAGAGACTGGACAAGGCGGCGAGAGCAGCGCGGATCGCCTTCAACGGACGCTTGCCCAGCGGGTGATCCTCCCCCGCTGGAAAGCCTTCATGACGAAACACCTGACCGCCCACCCCGATGTGGATGCCGTGATCTTCCTGACTATCCCGCTGAATCACGTCGTTGGGTTGGCGGCGTTCATCCGCGAACGGTTCGCCAAGCCCGTCTTTTATTATGATGGCGATGTCCCCGCCAGCTTGCCGGAATTCGCCGGATTTTCTAGCGGATTCAAGATGTATCCGGGCGCTGATCTGGGCGAATACGAGGCATTCCTCTCGAACAGTCTTGGCGGGTGTGAGACGCTGCTCAAAATGGGCGCTCGCGCTGCCTACCCACTTTACTATGGCGCTGATCCCGATCTGTTTAGCCCTGTTGCTGCCGCTCAGGATGTGGATGTGTTTTTTTACGGTCACACTCGCGAATACCGCGAGGCGTGGATTGATGGGATGCTGCGCGACGCCAGCCATGCCCTTCCCGCTGCCCGCTTTGCTGTGCGTGGGCGCGGCTTGGGCGACCTCGGACGGACGACGATGCTCCCTTACCTTTCCTTTAGCAAACTGCGCGAATATGCCTGCCGCAGCCGGATCAACCTCGTCATTACACGACAGGCGCACGCCTCGGTAGTTGCCTCCTCAAGTTCACGCCCCTTTGAACTAGGGGCAATGGGCGCAGCGATGGTTTGCAATCCGTATGCGGGGATTGAGACGTGGTTTGAGCCAGAGAAGGAGCTTGTCGTCGTCCAAACGCCCGCCGAGGCGGTGGAACGCTACCGTTGGCTCTTGAGCCATGAGTCAGCGCGGGCGGCGATGGGTGCAGCGGCGCGGGCGCGTGTTTTGGCGGAGCATACCTTCCGTCACCGCGCCCGCGCCCTGATTGCCATTGTGCGCGGCACAGGTTAG
- a CDS encoding DMT family transporter, protein MKPSYRPYLALVVGVLAASSASVFIRYAQVAGASSLVIALWRVALATLILTPFVLARHRPTLLNLKAGQIGLAVLAGVFLALHFASWITSLEYTSVLISVTLVTTNPLVVAFVSPFLLREKLTRVTIGAIVLAIIGGVIISATGDVGAAPKQDSALIGIGLALIGSLTVAAYFIIGRRLRATLPLLPYIWLTYGATALTLLAMVILNRLPITGLGGDAYLWMSLTALFPQLVGHSLLNYALGFLSASFVSLSVLGEPIFSTLFAAFPPISETPKVIQIVGSAVILIALVIASREETRKETARQRERTADA, encoded by the coding sequence GTGAAACCTTCCTACCGTCCTTACCTTGCCCTTGTTGTTGGTGTGTTGGCGGCGTCGTCTGCCTCGGTGTTCATCCGCTATGCGCAGGTGGCGGGGGCGTCTTCGCTGGTCATTGCCCTGTGGCGGGTGGCGCTGGCAACGCTGATCCTGACGCCCTTCGTCCTTGCCCGCCATCGCCCCACACTTCTAAACCTGAAAGCGGGGCAGATTGGGTTGGCAGTCCTTGCCGGCGTGTTCCTCGCCCTCCACTTTGCCAGTTGGATCACCTCCCTTGAGTACACCTCCGTCCTCATCAGCGTGACGTTGGTGACAACGAACCCACTGGTGGTTGCCTTTGTCTCCCCCTTCTTACTGCGGGAAAAGCTCACCCGCGTCACCATCGGGGCGATTGTCTTGGCGATCATTGGTGGGGTGATCATCAGCGCCACTGGCGATGTTGGCGCAGCGCCGAAACAAGATTCCGCCCTGATCGGGATCGGCTTGGCGCTCATCGGCTCGCTGACCGTCGCCGCCTATTTCATCATCGGGCGGCGGCTGCGGGCGACGCTCCCCCTCCTCCCCTACATTTGGCTGACCTACGGCGCGACGGCGCTCACCCTCTTGGCAATGGTGATCCTCAACCGGCTGCCGATCACCGGATTAGGCGGTGACGCCTATCTGTGGATGTCGCTCACCGCACTGTTTCCCCAATTGGTGGGACACTCCCTGCTAAATTATGCGCTTGGCTTCCTCTCCGCCTCGTTCGTCAGCCTCAGCGTCTTGGGCGAGCCGATTTTTAGCACGCTTTTTGCCGCCTTCCCGCCCATTAGCGAGACGCCGAAAGTGATCCAGATCGTTGGCAGCGCGGTGATTCTGATTGCCCTCGTCATTGCCAGCCGCGAGGAAACGCGGAAGGAAACCGCCCGCCAGCGGGAACGCACCGCAGACGCCTAG
- a CDS encoding HAD-IA family hydrolase: MIKAVLFDLDDTLLRLNSGFLRTYMMGIGGLLGELAQRHPTKEEVQGGMRGAVAMMIANNDPTRFNREVFGTKLAESFGVDAAALQRAFDTFHHNGYQATRTAITPIPGAAELVDRLLAAGISLTVATNPFFPLDQVRMRMGWGGINPDLPFAWITNMDECHFTKPSPYYYEEILARVGVEPDEAIMVGDSYENDILPATQVGMYTYWIDDPAQTPLPPEPGSGAVVLPKITPHGQGTLAEFAALWEGGWFKALAQTPLPRLMPTQVAPCMVGNTGALFGIIDTALPEHWQKRPLATEWTPLEIICHLRDSERDVQRPRLERIAREDNPFIEPSPTPPAPGEMDVRGATAESAAAAFWAERQKTLTFLAELSPEQWGRLARHSVLGRTTLLEMAIFTTRHDRLHITQLCQTLGRCREE; the protein is encoded by the coding sequence ATGATCAAAGCCGTCCTGTTCGATCTGGATGATACACTGCTGCGCCTGAACAGCGGGTTCTTGCGCACCTATATGATGGGCATTGGCGGCTTGCTGGGCGAGCTTGCCCAACGCCACCCCACCAAAGAAGAAGTCCAGGGTGGAATGCGCGGGGCGGTGGCGATGATGATCGCCAACAACGACCCCACCCGCTTCAACCGTGAGGTCTTCGGCACGAAATTAGCCGAATCGTTTGGCGTGGATGCCGCCGCCCTGCAGCGTGCCTTTGACACCTTTCATCACAACGGCTACCAAGCGACGCGCACAGCGATCACGCCCATTCCGGGTGCGGCGGAACTGGTAGATCGCCTCTTGGCGGCGGGGATCAGCCTGACAGTGGCAACAAATCCCTTTTTTCCCCTAGATCAGGTGCGGATGCGTATGGGATGGGGCGGGATCAACCCCGATCTGCCCTTCGCCTGGATCACAAACATGGATGAGTGCCACTTCACGAAGCCGAGTCCCTATTATTACGAGGAAATCCTCGCCCGTGTGGGCGTTGAACCGGACGAGGCGATCATGGTGGGCGACAGCTATGAAAACGACATTCTGCCCGCCACACAGGTGGGAATGTACACCTATTGGATTGACGATCCGGCACAAACCCCCCTCCCCCCTGAACCGGGCAGCGGCGCGGTGGTGCTGCCCAAAATCACCCCGCATGGGCAGGGGACGCTTGCCGAATTCGCCGCCCTATGGGAGGGCGGGTGGTTCAAAGCGCTTGCCCAGACACCGCTGCCCCGCTTGATGCCCACCCAAGTTGCCCCGTGCATGGTGGGGAATACAGGAGCGCTCTTTGGGATCATCGATACGGCGCTCCCTGAACACTGGCAAAAACGCCCGCTGGCAACCGAATGGACGCCCTTAGAGATCATTTGCCACCTGCGCGATAGCGAACGCGACGTACAGCGCCCCCGTTTGGAGCGCATTGCCCGTGAGGACAACCCCTTCATCGAGCCATCGCCCACGCCCCCCGCACCGGGAGAGATGGATGTACGCGGGGCGACAGCGGAAAGCGCAGCAGCGGCATTTTGGGCAGAGCGTCAAAAGACGTTGACGTTCTTGGCGGAATTATCGCCGGAACAGTGGGGACGCCTCGCCCGTCACAGTGTTTTGGGGCGGACGACGCTGCTGGAAATGGCGATCTTCACCACGCGCCATGATCGGCTGCACATCACCCAACTGTGCCAGACGTTGGGGCGCTGCCGCGAAGAGTGA
- the efp gene encoding elongation factor P — protein sequence MIDVNDLRKGVTFTFDGALYRVLDYQHHKPGRGNATIRTTLRDLRKGSTITRTFTSGDRVQDVRVETFGVQYLYHDEDFVHFMDTTTYEQHELTVSIFGDDLLYMAENMEMSLVRFETEIIDYELPVNVEMEVVEAENAVAGNTANGASKKIKTQTGLEVQTPLFVNLGDRIKVDTRDGSYVTRIN from the coding sequence ATGATTGATGTGAATGATTTGCGCAAAGGGGTGACGTTCACCTTTGATGGCGCATTGTACCGTGTGTTGGACTATCAGCATCACAAGCCGGGGCGCGGCAATGCCACCATCCGCACCACGCTGCGCGACCTTCGCAAGGGGTCAACGATCACCCGCACCTTCACCAGTGGGGATCGCGTTCAGGATGTCCGCGTCGAAACCTTTGGCGTTCAATACCTTTACCACGACGAAGATTTCGTCCACTTCATGGATACCACCACCTACGAACAACACGAACTGACGGTGAGCATCTTTGGCGATGACCTCCTCTACATGGCGGAAAATATGGAGATGAGCCTCGTCCGCTTCGAGACTGAGATCATCGATTACGAACTCCCCGTAAACGTGGAGATGGAGGTTGTGGAGGCGGAAAACGCCGTCGCCGGAAACACCGCCAATGGCGCATCGAAGAAGATCAAAACCCAAACGGGCTTAGAAGTTCAAACGCCGCTCTTTGTCAATCTTGGGGATCGGATCAAGGTCGATACCCGCGATGGCAGCTACGTGACGCGGATCAACTAG
- a CDS encoding J domain-containing protein, with product MDQKDYYKTLGIDRAASADDIRKAYRTLARQLHPDHNPGDKDAESRFKQINEAYEVLSDADKRAKYDQLGANVNSYKQWRSYAQETTTGEGGFADFIANVFGGGRARESYKAPIRGRDLEQQIEITLEEAYGGTDRVLTRGAKRRTIRIPAGAKDGTRVRVAGEGEAGFAGGGYGDLFLIVSVKPHPVFERREDDLTCDLKIDLFIAVLGGEVTLPTLSGDVKVRIPPGTQSGQTIRVSGRGMPNMRQPDQRGHLFARVLIQVPTNLNGHELALFEELAALREIRTSDSGQ from the coding sequence ATGGATCAAAAAGACTACTACAAAACACTCGGCATTGACCGCGCCGCCAGCGCCGATGACATTCGTAAGGCGTACCGCACCCTCGCCCGCCAGCTTCACCCCGACCACAACCCCGGTGATAAGGACGCCGAATCACGTTTCAAGCAGATCAACGAGGCATACGAAGTCCTCAGCGATGCCGACAAACGCGCCAAGTACGACCAATTGGGCGCAAATGTCAACAGCTACAAGCAGTGGCGCAGCTACGCTCAAGAGACGACCACTGGCGAGGGCGGCTTTGCCGATTTTATCGCCAATGTCTTTGGCGGTGGGCGGGCGCGGGAGAGCTACAAAGCGCCCATTCGCGGGCGCGATCTGGAACAGCAGATCGAAATCACCCTTGAGGAAGCCTATGGCGGCACAGACCGCGTGCTGACACGCGGCGCAAAACGGCGCACGATCCGTATTCCGGCGGGGGCAAAAGACGGCACACGAGTCCGCGTGGCGGGCGAGGGCGAGGCGGGTTTTGCCGGCGGTGGTTATGGTGATTTATTCCTCATCGTCAGCGTGAAGCCGCACCCCGTTTTTGAACGCCGCGAGGACGACCTCACCTGCGATTTGAAGATTGATCTGTTCATCGCCGTCCTCGGCGGGGAAGTGACGCTCCCCACGCTCTCCGGCGATGTGAAAGTCCGCATCCCTCCGGGTACACAGTCTGGGCAGACGATTCGCGTCAGCGGGCGGGGAATGCCCAACATGCGCCAACCCGACCAGCGCGGTCACCTGTTCGCCCGCGTCCTGATTCAAGTCCCCACCAATTTGAACGGGCATGAACTGGCGCTGTTTGAGGAGCTTGCCGCCCTGCGGGAAATCAGAACGAGCGATTCGGGGCAGTGA
- a CDS encoding GNAT family N-acetyltransferase — MTLTFDCLSAPQELKALRGEWNDLLATNHTNEVFLTWEWQTTWFNTYQPGDLYVIIARDESGRLVGIAPWFIDGEGRVLRPIGCVDVTDYLDLIVRPDHRPAVFSGFAAHLAQNRTLFSRVNLCNHPDGSPALTTFAEALRAAGFTVTLVPQEVCPVIPLPATFEDYLNGLDKKNRHELRRKLRRAGAEEEGVAWHIVGAGDDLPAAIETFTALMAASSPQKADFLADAKNGAFFRAIVPQIAACGWLQLSFLTVEGTPAAAYLNFDYDNRILVYNSGLIPVTYGHLSPGIVLLAHLIEDAISKGRRAFDFLRGNEDYKYRMGGVDKPVYEIKAD; from the coding sequence GTGACCCTTACCTTTGACTGTCTTAGCGCCCCGCAGGAGCTAAAGGCACTTCGGGGCGAATGGAACGATCTATTAGCGACGAATCACACGAATGAAGTGTTCCTCACCTGGGAATGGCAAACGACATGGTTCAACACCTACCAGCCGGGCGATCTCTACGTGATCATCGCACGGGACGAGAGCGGGCGCCTGGTGGGTATTGCCCCCTGGTTTATTGACGGCGAGGGGCGTGTCCTGCGTCCGATTGGCTGCGTCGATGTGACCGATTATCTTGATCTGATTGTCCGCCCCGACCACCGTCCGGCGGTTTTCAGCGGGTTTGCCGCACATCTTGCCCAAAACCGGACGCTGTTCAGCCGCGTGAATCTGTGTAACCACCCCGATGGATCGCCCGCGCTGACCACCTTTGCCGAGGCGCTCAGGGCGGCGGGCTTTACGGTGACACTCGTCCCGCAAGAGGTCTGTCCGGTGATTCCCCTCCCCGCCACCTTTGAAGACTATCTGAATGGTCTGGACAAAAAGAATCGCCACGAGCTGCGCCGAAAACTGCGTCGTGCCGGAGCCGAGGAAGAAGGCGTGGCGTGGCATATCGTTGGGGCAGGCGATGATCTTCCGGCGGCGATAGAAACCTTCACCGCGCTTATGGCGGCAAGCTCCCCGCAAAAGGCGGATTTCCTTGCCGATGCCAAGAACGGGGCGTTTTTCCGCGCCATTGTGCCGCAGATTGCCGCCTGTGGCTGGTTGCAGCTATCCTTCCTCACCGTTGAGGGGACGCCTGCCGCCGCCTATCTCAACTTTGATTATGACAACCGCATTTTGGTCTACAACTCCGGCTTGATTCCGGTGACTTATGGGCATCTTAGTCCGGGCATCGTCCTCTTGGCACACCTCATTGAGGACGCCATTAGCAAGGGTCGCCGCGCTTTTGACTTTCTGCGCGGGAATGAAGACTACAAATACCGCATGGGCGGCGTCGATAAACCCGTCTACGAGATCAAGGCGGACTAA
- a CDS encoding MFS transporter, with translation MTLSFPKIRLTASTRTFILITAFLNLAGIGIINPVYPFIVQKYVAPPDQATVIAMLFSSYAFFQFFFVPLLGALSDRFGRRPVLLISLVGSAFGYFIFGIGGSLAILFLGRIIDGITGGNLAAIYAFAADITEPKDRTRFFGVIGAVSGLGFVVGPALGGLLYSITGIYESPVYFAAIVTLLNTVWGVSVMPESLPQSKRQKVEARRLNPFTQLFSALTLPQTRLLLTAVFIWAVAFALLQANLGQMLKDVFRWDVSQTSVIFFIVGVMGIITQGVLIRRLLPRFGEGRLAIAGLVIQAGGFALTSFTILLRVEFLVYFCPIFVAVGNGLIIPAITGLMSSAVSAQEQGKVQGGNQSVQALGRVVGPIAVPSSYAVSPAGPYMLGTVGLLVAALFAAASLPVLTAYKKKHPPAS, from the coding sequence ATGACCCTCAGTTTTCCCAAAATTCGCCTCACTGCCAGCACGCGAACCTTCATCTTGATCACCGCTTTTCTCAACCTTGCCGGCATTGGGATCATCAATCCGGTCTACCCCTTCATTGTTCAGAAATACGTCGCCCCGCCCGATCAGGCGACGGTGATCGCCATGTTGTTTTCGTCCTATGCCTTTTTTCAGTTTTTCTTCGTCCCCTTGTTGGGGGCGCTCAGTGATCGCTTTGGGCGACGCCCCGTCTTGCTGATCAGCCTTGTCGGGTCTGCCTTTGGCTACTTTATTTTTGGCATTGGTGGCTCGTTGGCAATCCTCTTTTTGGGGCGGATTATCGACGGCATCACGGGCGGCAACCTCGCCGCCATTTACGCCTTCGCCGCCGATATTACCGAGCCAAAAGACCGCACGCGCTTTTTCGGCGTCATTGGGGCCGTCTCCGGGTTGGGGTTCGTCGTCGGTCCGGCGCTTGGCGGGCTGCTCTATTCGATCACCGGCATCTACGAATCGCCCGTCTATTTTGCGGCAATCGTAACCCTGTTGAATACCGTGTGGGGCGTGTCTGTCATGCCCGAAAGCCTCCCCCAAAGCAAACGCCAGAAGGTTGAAGCCCGCCGCCTAAACCCCTTCACCCAGTTGTTCAGCGCCCTCACCCTGCCCCAAACGCGCCTGCTGCTGACGGCAGTGTTCATTTGGGCGGTTGCTTTTGCTCTCTTGCAAGCCAACTTGGGACAGATGTTGAAAGATGTCTTTCGGTGGGATGTCAGCCAAACCAGCGTGATTTTTTTCATTGTCGGCGTTATGGGGATCATCACCCAGGGGGTTCTCATCCGGCGTTTGCTGCCCCGCTTTGGCGAAGGGCGCTTAGCCATTGCCGGACTGGTGATCCAAGCGGGCGGCTTTGCCCTCACCTCGTTCACCATCCTTTTACGGGTCGAATTTTTGGTCTACTTCTGTCCGATTTTCGTCGCGGTGGGGAACGGCTTGATCATCCCCGCCATCACCGGACTCATGTCCAGCGCGGTCAGCGCCCAAGAACAAGGCAAGGTACAAGGCGGCAATCAATCCGTACAGGCATTGGGGCGCGTTGTCGGTCCGATTGCCGTCCCCTCTAGCTACGCGGTGAGTCCCGCTGGACCGTACATGCTTGGAACGGTGGGGCTGTTGGTGGCGGCGCTCTTTGCGGCGGCATCACTCCCTGTTCTGACCGCCTACAAAAAGAAACACCCTCCCGCCTCATAA
- a CDS encoding FHA domain-containing protein, with product MQKCPNCKHDNRLGVVFCENCGTSLIGAAPLGTKTFESKALSMMAETTLHLGSDVFMVGMLLKIVVDNATSLLLKFDRELVFGRKDPATGTMPDVDLTPFAGFRMGVSRRHAIIRHTPDNRLDLWDMGSSNGTFLNGTRLTPHRPFRLHDGDQIRLAQMPIQIYFQPAATS from the coding sequence ATGCAGAAATGCCCCAATTGTAAACATGATAATCGTCTGGGCGTGGTGTTTTGCGAGAACTGCGGGACAAGTCTGATTGGTGCAGCACCGCTTGGGACAAAAACCTTTGAGAGCAAGGCGCTTTCCATGATGGCAGAGACGACCCTTCACTTGGGGTCGGATGTCTTTATGGTGGGGATGCTTTTGAAGATTGTGGTCGATAATGCCACCTCCCTGCTGCTGAAATTTGACCGCGAGCTTGTCTTTGGGCGGAAAGACCCCGCCACCGGGACGATGCCTGATGTAGACCTGACGCCCTTTGCTGGCTTTCGGATGGGCGTTAGCCGTCGTCATGCGATCATCCGCCATACGCCGGACAACCGCCTTGACTTGTGGGACATGGGCAGCAGCAACGGAACGTTTCTGAACGGGACACGTCTCACGCCGCACCGTCCGTTTCGCTTGCACGATGGCGATCAAATACGCTTGGCGCAAATGCCTATCCAAATTTATTTTCAACCCGCCGCCACAAGCTAA
- a CDS encoding PD40 domain-containing protein has protein sequence MPKRVILMVALTLVFIFSSVSAHLVAAQVPSFSPRVLAWNPNTAEFAFYGENGAFALVTTAASPRALAVPCLRFGDNLIYHLGADASAPQTVVNLITGAVVPLGDNHGAACTVNGFIQVSPFGGWLGVLRLNADALKLPFTVGRLDILNPVDGSNQHSTTDVTAYKLYNDGALMLQFFANSDGDANAADLRWWDGASERLIEQDIRPLENCVFTSGRVVRAGDGVFTLFGEKCEGKGTSWRLMRSAFTGGNSTNIAQGKAGGAYFPTVATSDIFVLPGESALLLVVPNGLNLEIADLVRVNLSDGVVTTAATFVVTDRHPVQPRRFLFSPDGKTLAFITRTGSGAETLYTLRLDGAAEPAKIVGGNRSDRINGVAWSGDGSRIYYATTGDSNSISYLDLASGQRRLLVRGVFQGFAVSADGTLIVTAKENKIDNKDIRSNLILVNVAEQRETVLVEGQKEGLALLPFAVAR, from the coding sequence ATGCCTAAACGAGTAATTTTGATGGTGGCTCTGACACTGGTGTTCATTTTTTCCAGTGTTTCGGCGCATCTCGTCGCTGCCCAAGTACCAAGTTTTAGCCCGCGTGTCTTGGCGTGGAATCCGAATACGGCGGAATTTGCCTTCTATGGTGAAAACGGCGCGTTTGCCCTCGTCACCACGGCTGCCTCGCCGCGTGCATTGGCAGTCCCCTGCTTGCGCTTTGGCGATAACCTGATTTACCACCTCGGCGCAGATGCCAGCGCCCCCCAAACGGTGGTCAACCTGATCACCGGCGCCGTTGTCCCCTTGGGGGATAATCACGGGGCTGCCTGCACGGTGAATGGCTTCATCCAAGTCAGCCCCTTTGGGGGATGGTTGGGCGTCCTGCGGCTCAACGCCGACGCGCTCAAACTGCCCTTCACGGTAGGACGGCTCGATATTTTGAATCCTGTTGATGGCAGCAACCAACACAGCACCACCGATGTCACCGCCTACAAACTCTACAACGATGGGGCGCTCATGTTGCAATTCTTTGCCAATAGCGATGGCGACGCGAACGCCGCCGATTTGCGCTGGTGGGATGGGGCAAGCGAGCGCCTCATTGAGCAGGACATTCGCCCTCTTGAAAACTGCGTTTTCACCAGTGGGCGCGTTGTGCGGGCGGGCGATGGTGTCTTTACCTTGTTTGGCGAGAAGTGTGAAGGCAAAGGGACATCCTGGCGCTTGATGCGTTCAGCCTTTACGGGCGGCAACAGCACGAATATTGCGCAAGGGAAAGCCGGCGGGGCGTACTTCCCCACCGTGGCAACCAGTGATATTTTCGTCCTTCCGGGCGAAAGCGCCTTGTTGTTGGTTGTCCCCAACGGCTTGAACTTGGAGATCGCTGATCTTGTCCGCGTCAACCTGAGCGATGGGGTGGTCACCACCGCCGCCACGTTTGTTGTCACGGATCGGCATCCGGTGCAGCCGCGCCGTTTCCTCTTTAGCCCCGATGGAAAGACGCTCGCCTTCATCACCCGCACGGGCAGCGGCGCGGAGACGCTCTACACCCTGCGCCTTGATGGGGCAGCCGAACCCGCCAAGATCGTCGGCGGCAACCGCAGTGATCGGATCAACGGCGTGGCATGGTCGGGCGATGGATCGCGCATTTACTATGCGACAACGGGCGATTCCAACTCCATCAGCTACCTTGACCTCGCCAGCGGACAGCGGCGGCTGCTTGTGCGCGGTGTGTTTCAGGGCTTTGCCGTCTCTGCCGATGGGACGTTGATCGTCACCGCCAAAGAAAACAAGATCGATAACAAGGACATTCGCAGCAACTTGATTCTCGTCAATGTTGCCGAACAGCGCGAGACAGTCTTGGTGGAGGGACAGAAAGAAGGGCTTGCCCTGCTGCCCTTTGCCGTCGCTCGGTAA
- a CDS encoding ribulose-phosphate 3-epimerase has protein sequence MVMPVKIAPSLLAADFTRLAEDIQAVADSGADMLHLDVMDGRFVPNLTFGMPIVAAARRLTTLPLDTHLMIVEPERYIGAFVRAGATMLTVHVEACPHLHRVIQEIKEAGIQVGVALNPHTPFEMIREALPDVDRILVMTVNPGFGGQRFIPTMLTKINQIWRAVQPMQMEGRHIEIAVDGGIDPLTAGQVVRAGADVLIAGHAIFGASEGIVAGVRALRAAAE, from the coding sequence ATGGTTATGCCCGTCAAAATTGCCCCTTCTTTGCTTGCCGCCGATTTCACTCGCCTTGCCGAGGACATTCAGGCGGTGGCTGATTCCGGCGCAGATATGCTCCATCTCGATGTGATGGACGGGCGTTTTGTCCCAAATCTCACCTTTGGGATGCCCATCGTGGCGGCGGCGCGGCGCTTGACGACGCTCCCCCTTGACACCCACCTGATGATTGTTGAGCCAGAGCGTTACATTGGGGCGTTTGTCCGCGCTGGGGCAACGATGCTCACCGTCCATGTGGAAGCCTGCCCCCATTTGCATCGTGTTATTCAAGAGATCAAAGAGGCGGGGATACAGGTCGGCGTCGCCTTGAATCCACATACCCCTTTTGAGATGATCCGCGAGGCGCTGCCCGATGTGGATCGCATCTTGGTGATGACCGTCAATCCAGGCTTTGGGGGACAGCGTTTTATCCCCACCATGCTGACCAAGATCAATCAGATTTGGCGGGCGGTGCAGCCCATGCAGATGGAAGGGCGGCACATTGAAATCGCCGTTGATGGGGGCATTGATCCGCTTACAGCGGGGCAGGTCGTCCGCGCCGGCGCCGATGTGTTGATCGCCGGACATGCCATTTTTGGCGCATCGGAAGGCATTGTGGCGGGCGTCCGCGCCTTACGCGCCGCCGCCGAATAG